In Stanieria sp. NIES-3757, the DNA window TGCTCCCGTATCTACTAACATCTCAAAAGTATGTTGATTATTAAATTGAACATCAATTACAGGAATGCCAAATTCTCTTCTTTTAATTTTGGCAGTAAAAATACCTGGATTAGAGGAAGAATTTGAAAGATTAGAATTGTTGGTTTTAGGGGTAACTTGACCGTTACAAAGATGACTAAGATCCATTGGTTGACCATTGGCATCTAAAATTAGACATTCTGAGTCAGATTGGGCTGTGGCAGTTAACCCAATAGTATTAAAAACGGCAGATATTAATAATAAATTTAAAAGTTTTTTCATTAAAAAATACTCCTAAGTTAATTATTGATTTTGGTAATCTCTAAATAAATAATGCCCAAAGACAACCAGGTAATTAAACTCAGGAGTGCTATTAAATAAAAAGATTCAATCAAGAATTAATTTTTTTTCTATATTTTTACTGGAGTTTATTTTAAACAGTAAAACTATTTATCCTGGTGGCCATTGCATCTGGCGATCGCCTAAAATATGGAAATGTAAATGATCGACCGATTGACCGCCATCATCACCATTATTAATTACCACTCGATAGCCATTTTTTAATCCTGCTTGTTTGGCAACTTTTTTTACAGTTAATAATAAATGACCTAATAAACTTTGGTCTGCTTCGCTTGAATCTGATAGACGAGGAATTGGTTGTTTGGGAATCACGAGAATATGAGTAGGTGCTTGAGGCTGAACATCTTTAAAAGCTAAAGCCAAATCATCTTCGTAAACAATATTTGCTGGTATTTCCCGACGGATAATCTTACCAAAAATGGTATCGCTCATAGTTTTTATCAGCTAATTTTGCTAGTCACAGGTGCAATTTTAAAACAGCGTGGTCTAGCGGAATAGAAAATATTCGTAAATTCTCGGTTAGGTAATTCCAGTCTGAAAGCCTATACTGACAAAAATTAGTCATTATCTTCATTATTCATGCTTGCTAGGGTTTGGAGTGCAGCAATTATTGGCATTAATGCGATCAAAGTTGGGGTGGAAGTAGATGTTGCTGGCGGATTACCCAAAACCGTAGTTGTCGGTTTACCTGATACAGCAGTCCAAGAATCGCGAGAAAGAGTTAAAGCTGCCTTAAAAAATTCAGGTTTTGCTTTTCCGTTGCGGAATATTATTATTAATTTGACTCCTGCTGATTTAAGAAAAGAAGGACCCAGTTTCGATTTACCTATTAGTGTGGGAATTTTAGCTGCATCCGAACAATTAGATCCGCAGTTACTTGGAGATTTTTTATTTTTAGGTGAAGTTAGTCTCGATGGAACTTTGAGAAGTGTAGCAGGAGTTTTACCCATTGCAGCAGTAGCAAAGGAGTTGGGTATTACTGGTTTAGTAGTTCCCCAAGATAATACCCAAGAAGCAGCAGTAGTCAAAGATTTAGCAGTTTATGGTTTTTCTAACTTACAAGCAGTAGTTCATTTTCTCAACCATCCAGAAAAATACCAACCTGTCGAGGTAGATGCTAAAACTCAATTCAAGTATTCAGATCGATATTATCCCGATCTAAAAGATGTCAAAGGACAAGTTTTTGCTCGTCGTGCCTTAGAAATTGCAGCAGCAGGAGGACACAATTTAATTTTTGCTGGCCCTCCTGGGAGTGGTAAAACTATGCTAGCCAAACGGTTACCAGGTATTTTACCTCCGTTAAACTTTACTGAAGCTTTAGAAGTATCTCAAATTCATTCGGTAGCGGGATTATTAAAAGATAAAGGTTCTTTAATTACAGAGCGACCTTTTCGTAGCCCTCATCATTCGGCATCGGGACCTTCTTTAGTTGGTGGTGGTAGTTTTCCCCGTCCAGGAGAAATTTCTTTAGCTCACAGAGGAGTGCTTTTTCTGGACGAATTAACAGAATTTAAACGAAATGTCTTAGAATTTCTCCGTCAACCTCTCGAAGACGGCTATGTTAGCATTTCCAGAACTCGTCAATCGGTGGTCTTTCCTGCTCAATTTACTTTGATTGCTAGTACAAATCCTTGTCCCTGTGGCTATTTTGGTGATTCAATTCAACCCTGTACCTGTTCGCCGAGGCAGAGAGAACAATATTGGGCAAAATTATCAGGGCCTTTAATGGATCGGATTGATTTACAAGTGGTAGTTAGTCGTCTCAAAGCAGAAGAAATGACCAAACCAATTATAGGAGAAGATTCTCAAAGCGTTCGAGCAAGAGTCATGGCTGCACGCGATCGCTTTGCGCCTCGTTTTCAAGCTGAAACCCAAATTAGTTGTAACGCTCATATGCAATCTCATCACTTGCGACAGTTTTGTCAATTGGATGAGGCTAGTTCTAATTTACTAGAAGGAGCAATTAGGAAGCTTGGTTTATCTGCTAGAGCAATGGATCGCGTTTTAAAAGTTTCTCGGACTATTGCTGATTTAGCAGGAGATGAGCAGATCAAAAGTCATCATGTAGCTGAAGCAATTCAATATCGTACTCTAGACAGGATGCAATAAACTGTTTCATCTTTAATATGCTGATTTTCCATTTTTGAATTTTAATGTTCTAGGTTCTATGAAGTAGGAAAAATAATGCTACAAACAGTTAGATTTGAGTTCTAGTTCAGCCAATAGCTAACGCTAAAAGCTAAAAGCTAAAAACGACTCTATCTGTAGCAAATATTTAAGTATTTTATATTACAAAAGATAGCTAAGAGCGGTCTGATTATTGCTATTGATAGAGTAAGATTCTTTCCAAAGAATGACTATATTCCCGATAACTTTTGATAACTTATAGATATTAAGACAAACAAAATAAAAGTTACTGGATGGGAGTTATACCGCAGTGACCCATTGTCAGACATCGAAGAAGAGCGACCGTCAGGTGTTTGGACAGTAACGATTTAACCATAACCAAGACAGTGTAGAGTTTTTGTCGCTTCCTCTACTTTATTATCATCGAGGCGAGGCGCAACCCTCGGTCAGAGCGGTCTTAGATGGTAGATGTCAAAGTTAGTGGTTTAAACTAAACCTAACCTGAATAAATATGGGTACGATCCGTCTTGAGCAATTTTAAGTTCAAGGCGGTTAAGTTTGGAATTTTTAATTATTTTTTATTGGGGCAAGGCATAAAATATGATCATAAGACAACAGAAAATTCACAACAATCTCATGGAAAAACCTCGTCCAAAAAACACAATTGACGTAGATCCCGTAACAGCAATATTTGTTGTCATGATCGCCTTATTATTACCTTTAATATTAGCTGGCTTTTTCTCTTATTAATTCGATTTTTTTCCTTAAGTTTGATTATTGCTAATTCAACAATTATTCAATATCAAAATGAGGCATAAGTTGCAAAATCCCCATCCCTAAATCTTCTCCCTTAACTGCTTTAGCTTCAAAAATAGCTAGCATATCTTTTGGTTGAGGATTGCCTTTAGATGTGCCTGTTACTCCCATGGCAATGATTAAACTACAATAACCTTTAGCTTTTTGACAACGTTGATACCAGCGTTTGATTGCCTGAACGTGTTGAAAAATATCGTGAGAATATTCAGCAAAAATATATAAATTGTTATTAGCAGTTTGCAACATTCCCAAATCATAATTATCGTCAGTGAAAGGATCGTTACCGGGGTTAAAACAGATTGATTTTAAACCACCATCTTTTTGAATTTTCTCAATAATAGTTTTAGCTTTGGGACGAGAAGTTTGAATTAAAATTGCAGGCAAACCTTCTTTTTGAGCAGGAAGATTTAAAGATTGATAATAAGTAGTGCTTTGTTGTTTAAGTTGTGCCAAAATATCTAGGGGAACATGACCCAAAGTAACTAATGAACCATCGGGAATTAAATCTTCTTGGATAGGAAGATCGGTTTCTTCTTTCTCTACTAAATTAATATTTTCGTTTAAGGCTAATAGTTCTTCAGTTAATTCTGGCAAAGTTGAAATTTTAACACTTACTTTTTCAGCTTTCTGATCGTCTTTTGGTAAAGAAATTCGATAAGTTTTTGTCAGTTTGTCAATAGTTTCTTCGGCTAATTCGTCTTCATAAGTTTCACAAAACTTAAGCATGGCAGTAAGAGCGGTATAAACGATTTTAACTTCATCTTCGTCAAGAAAAGAACGCATTCCTTCATAAGGATGTAAACTACCAAAAAAAGGAACTATTTCACCAATTTCTTCCTCTTCCCAATCTTCCTCTCCTTCATCTTCATCCTCCAGATCTTCGTAGTTTAAAAACCAACAATCTTGAGTCAAAAATGCTTGTTCCAATTCTTCAACCGATTTATTTCTTAAAGCACTAGCTCGAAATTGTTTGAGAGACTCAAGAGAACGATACAACAAGACACCATATTCTGCTGCCATCATCCCCATAACGCAGACATAAATAGGTTCAATCTCCGAGCCTGGAAATTCTAAAATCAAAATATCACGGTCGGCTAATAGTTCCCAAGGCTGCTGATCCCATACTTGTTGAGCAATATCTTTAAGTAAATCTTCATAATAAGGAGCTAGAGCCGTTGAGTCACGGCTACTCATCTCTTCAAACCCTCGGAAAAGTTGATCGATCAAAGGTAAATCTGGGACATATTCGATCGCTATATCTAAATTCTGTAATGCACCTCGTAAAAAAAACTGTATTTCGCGATCGCGCACAATAATTTTTTGAGGACGTGCAGGTTGAGCAGGATGATGAGGAGATTCAATCGCTCTGAGTAAGGTACGTACTACTGCTTCTATCCCCATGTGAGCAGGAACTACATCCATTGCTCTGACACAGCCTTCTGAGCCGTCAACCCACATGATGCACTCTCCCTCAACATCCAGATCCGACTCTAAATGAGATGCCATATTGCCCAAAGGTCGGCGATCGCCTTCCCAAACACTGGGAATTTGAGGAATTTTTTTTAGCCTGCGTTTAGTTGTCTGAGGAAGGGCAGTAGTAGTCATAAAATAAACTTAAGTCAGCTAATTATATAGTAGTTACTTTTGTCTTAAGAGAGGACTGTAATAGTAAACCATATTCGATTCCTTCGACTACGGCTTGATAAGAGGCATCAAGAATATTGGCAGATACGCCTACTGTAGTCCAACGTTCTTGACCATTACTCGATTCTACAAGAACACGGGTTTTAGCAGCGGTTCCTGCTGTTCCATCTAAAATTCTGACTTTATAATCAGTTAGGTGAAATTTAGCAATTTCTGGATAAAATTTCACGAGAGCTTTGCGAATAGCTTGGTCAAGAGCCGAAACAGGACCGTTACCTTCTGCTACTTCTAATAAATCTTTACCATCAACCTCTACTTTAATCGTCGCTAGAGCATCACCATCAAAATGATCTCTGTCCCGATGAATTTCGCAATGGACTTGAAATCCTTTGAGTTGAAACATTTCTTTGCGTTGTCCTAAAGCAGAACGCATCAATAATTCAAAACTAGCTTCAGCAGCTTCAAATTGATAGCCTTGATTTTCTAAAGTTTTGAGTTTTTCTAGGATTTTTCTACAAGTAGGGTCTTGTTTAGCTAGCTCAATACCAAATTTCTCTGCATAGTGTAACACATTACTTAAACCTGACTGGTCGGAAATGACAATTCGTCTTTGATTCCCAATTAACTCTGGTTGAAGATGCTCGTAGGTTAAAGGATTTTTTTCTACCGCAGCGACGTGTACCCCAGCTTTATGGGCAAAAGCAGAACGTCCTACAAATGGTGCATGATCGTCAGGAGCAAGATTAACAATTTCACTAACTAAACGACTAGCTTTAGTTAACTGAGTCAGTTGTTGGGCTTCGATACAATCATAACTAAGTTTTAGTTGTAGATTAGGGATTAAGGTACAAAGATTAGCGTTGCCACATCGTTCGCCATAACCATTAATCGTTCCTTGTACCATCGTCGCCCCTGCTATCACTGCTGCGATCGCATTAGCTACGGCTGTACCCGCATCGTTATGAGTATGAATACCTAATTGAATTTGGGGAATTACTTGATTCACCTCATTAACAATCTGACTAATTTCATGGGGTAGCGTCCCACCATTGGTATCACACAAAACCAGCCATTCTGCACCAGCTTCTGTAGCAGTTTGAAGAGTTGCTAAAGCATATTCGGGATTATTTTTGTAACCATCAAACCAATGTTCGGCATCATAAATTACTCTTCTGCCTTGAGAGCGAAAATATTCAATCGTATCTCTAATCATTGCCAGATTTTCAGACAAACTGGTTTTTAAGCCTTCGGTAACGTGTAAATCCCAAGATTTGCCAAACAGAGTAATCCAAAGCGTACCAGCAGCCAAAATCGACTGTAACATTCGCTCTTCGGCAGCAATCTGATGAGGACGACGAGTAGAACAAAAAGCAACTACTTCAGCTTGTTGTAAAGGTTCTTCTTTCAGTTTCCAAAAAAATTGAACATCTTTAGGATTTGCGCCTGGCCAACCCCCTTCAATAAACGGAATTCCCATCTCATCGAGTTGACGGGCAATTTTAAGTTTGTCTTCTAAAGAAAGAGCAATTCCTTCTCGTTGCGAACCATCTCTTAAGGTAGTGTCATAAAGCCAAATATTGCGATCGCTAATCATAATTGTTGGGTCAGAATGTTAAGTTATTTTAAAGAGTAAGGTTAGATTTATGTGCCTATGCCGACAGTCATATTTCAAGGAAAAACTATTCCCTGCTCAATTGGAGCAAATTTAAGAAAAGTTTTATTAGAGCATGATTTAAAGCTTTACAATGGCAAAGCCAAAATGATTAACTGTCGCGGTATTGGTACTTGTGGTACTTGTGCGGTGGCTATCGAAGGAGAAGTCGATTCTCCCAACTGGAAAGACAAAGCTAGAAGATCTTTACCTCCTCACTCTGTTGATAAACATCGTCGTTTAGCCTGTCAGACCAAAGTGTTGGGTGATATTATAGTTACTAAGTATGATGGCTTTTGGGGTCAGGGCGATCAAATAGTTACAACACCTGCACAATAACTATTTACCAATTTAATTGATCGAGAGTAAATTTGTTATTTTTATGTCAATGAATTTCAATAATAGTAATTTACTTGATTGGGTAGCTGTGTTTGGTTATCTAACTATTGCTACTGTAGTGATGTGGCAAGTATTAATGAGAAATAATAACCAATAATTGCAAAATTCATTCACAACCAATCAACAACTTCATCTGTGTTTATCCGCGTGTATCTGTGGACATTTTTTCCTCAAACTAAATTTAAATTTTCATTGCCAAAGTCAAACCATCAGCGATAGGCAACAAACTAATTTTTACTCGTGGATCTTGAGAGAGTTTTTGATTAAAATCTCGAATTGCTTGAGTTCGTTTATCTGTGTCTTGCAGATCTGCTACTCTACCCGACCATAAAACATTATCGATCGCAATTAAACCACCAGGACGGACTAACTGTAGAGCGTATTCATAATAATGAAAATAATTTCTTTTGTCTGCATCAATAAAAGCAAAATCAAAAGTATCGGCTTGTCCTTGTTGAATCAGTTGTTCTAAAGTTTCTAAAGCAGGTGCAATCCGCAAGTCGATTTTATCAGCAACTCCTGCTTGTTCCCAATAACGACGAGCGATCGCAGTATAGTCTGGATCGACATCACAGGCAACTATTTTTCCTTCTGGCGGTAAAGCTAAGGCGACTACGAGAGAACTATAACCAGTAAAAACTCCCACTTCTAAAGTTTTTTTCGCCCCAATTAACTGGACTAATAAAGCCATCAATTGTCCTTGTTCGGGAGCAATTTGCATATTACTCATGGGATGTTGGGCGGTTTCTTCCCTCAATTGAGTCAAAATTTCTGGTTCGTTGAGAGAAATGGAAAGGAGATATTGATACAGTTGCGGATCTAGTCCCAGGGTTTTGTTTGCCATGATGCTGACGATTTAGTTAAAGGGGAGATATCGCAATCCTATAATTATTTGAGAGAAAAATTTAAAAGCAAAAAAGAAATCCTAAATTATACAACCGAGCTATTAAGTTTTGTTTATTTATGATAAGTTAAGAATTACCCTCATAAGTTACTTAACATTTGTCTGAGTCTGCTTAAGTAGTAACGCTTGCTCGAAAATGCAACACTCTTCGACCAAGATACTGTAACTGATTCGAGGAGGAAAATACCTCTTTAACTTATCGGAGTTTACCCAATGGCTCTAGAGTCTGCTGTCGATGTAGCCATTACACAAAATCTAGAACGATTTCTAGTTGTTCTTTCAGTATCTCTTGGGGTGGTCACCATCTCACAAATTTCTAGCTGGTTTCGCCAAATTCCCTACACGTTGTTACTAGTTATTGTGGGACTCGGTTTGGCTTTTGTGGATATCCACTTGGGTAGTCTCTCACCAGAATTAATTTTAGAAATATTTCTGCCTCCTCTGCTTTTTGAAGCTGCTTGGAATATTCGTTGGCAGGAACTCAAAGAAAATTGGATCTTTGTAACTTTTTTTGCCGTATTTGGGGTAATCATTTCTATTTTTGGGGTTGCTGTTGCTGTTAAAGAATTTACTTCTCTATCTCTCGCTGCTGCCCTATTAATTGGTTCAAGTTTGGCGACAACAGACTCAGTTGCGGTTATTTCCTTATTTCGCGAAGTTGGGGCAAGTAAGCGATTAAAAGTATTGATGGAGGGAGAAAGTTTATTTAATGATGGAGTAGCAGTTGTTGCTTTTGTTTTGCTCACAGAGATACTGGTAGGAACACAAGAATTATCTGCTTCCAACACTCTCCTTCGTTTTTGTACCTTTGTAGGTATTGGTGTTGCAACAGGTTGCTTAATTGGATTTGGGATTTCTTATCTAACTCAGCGCGTTGATTTACCGTTAGTAGAACAGTCCTTAACTTTAGTTTCAGCCTATGGAACTTATTTAATTACAGAAGAATTAGGTGGTTCTGGGGTCATTGGAGTTGCGATCGCAGGGTTGATTTTAGGTAATTTTGGCTCTCGAATTGGCATGAGTCCTAGAGTTAGGCTTTTAGTAACCGAGTTTTGGGAGTTTATTGCCTTTTTTGTTAATTCAATTGTTTTCTTGCTGATTGGCGATCAAATTAACTTTTTTAGTTTAAGTGATAATTTAATCCCAATTGGTATAACTGTTGTAGCTGTACTAGGCACCCGAATAGTTTCTATCTATGGTTTAGGTGCTTTGGGTAATTTAATAGCCGAAAATAAAGTTAGTCTTCAAGAACAAACAATTCTCTGGTGGGGTGGTTTAAGGGGTTCATTTTCTATTGCCTTAGCCTTGAGTGTACCTGCCATTTTTCCAGGAAGACAAGCGATTATTGAGACTGTGTTTGGAGTAGTTTTGTTTACTTTGTTAATACAGGGACTAACTACTAAATGGTTGCTGAAAAAATTGAATCTGATTGATGAGCAATCTATCTCTCAAGAATACTCTGAATTAATTGCCCGTCGTACTGCACTGAAGCGAATGTTGGATTACTTTGTTCAATTAGATCTGGCAAGAGATATTGAAGCAGAAACTTATCAATATCAGAGAATGGTAGTCAAAGAACAACTAGAAAATTTAGAAGAGAAAATTGTCAATTTAAAAACTCAATATCCTCAATTACGATCGCTAGATCTAGAACAAATACAACAAAATCTTTTAGATATCGAAGCCAATACCTATGCCGAATTCATTCGTGCTGGACGCTTGAATAATAATCTTTCACCATTTGTGAGAGAGTTTTTAGCCGAAGAACATTTATCACCGATTGAAATAAACTCCGATCTTCTTACTATTAAAAAAGAAGAGCTTTAAGCGAGATTTAGTTCTTTGTTAGGGTTTTTGGACTGAGAACTATTTGCAGACAAGCGAGCGCAAATTTATGTATACAATTATGCTTCAAAACTTATAAATTAGCTAAATCTGGCCCCAAGGGAATAATTCCTCCTGGATTGAGAGGAAAAAGATTGCCATAATAATCTCGTTTAATACTTTCTAGATCGCAAGTAGTAGCAACTCCAGGTAATTGATATAAATCTCGCAGATATCTGCCTAAATTGGCATAATCTTGAATACGACGCAGGTTACATTTAAATAAACCGTAATAAACCACATCAAAACGGAATAAAGTTGTAAATAAACGCACATCCGCTAAAGTTACTTGTTCGCCACACAAATAACGCTTGTCTGCTAATACTCGATCTATTTCATCCAAAGTCTGGAACAGTTCTTCACAGGCTTTATTATAAGCTGACTGAGTTTGAGCAAAACCACAACGATAAACACCGTTGTTAACCGCATGATAAACTTTTTCGTTCCAAGCATCGATTTCAGTTTTTGAAGCTTCTGGGTATAAATCTAATTCTGGATGAGTTGCCCATTGATTAAATTCAGAATTAAGCATCTCGATGATTTCAGAACTTTCATTGTTAACAATAGTTTTGGTTTGAGTATCCCATAATACAGGAACAGTACAACGTCCACGATATCCTGGTTGAGCTAATTGATATAGTTCGGGTAAGGTATGACAACCTTCTTCGGGATTGTCAAAAATCCAAATTCCTTTATTACTAGAAGGATAAACCGTTGCTACAGAAATAACTTCTTCTAAACCTTTTAAAACCCTAGTTACTAGAGTACGATGCGCCCAAGGACATCCCATGCCTACATAAAGACGATAACGCCCTATTGCTGGTGGATAGAGATTGTTTTCTTCTGAGTTAATAAAATTTCTAAATTGACTAGAAGGGCGCAAATATTCACCCTCACGACTAGGTGGTGCCAACTGTGACATCATAATTTGCCACATCGTTGTCCAGACAAATTTACCTAATCTGACAATATATTTAGCAGGAAGAGATTTGGACATAATATCAAATGTTTAGAGGTCAGGGGGCAGTTTTAACTTATTACTTTTAATTTAGAGCCTTCGCTGTGCTGGCTGACGCTTTGCGCTTTTTACTTTTTTTAATTCTGGTTGCAAGTTATTAATTAAATTATTAATTTGTCCTTGTAAAACACTTGGTAAGATTAATTCTGTTTTAACTAATAAAAAGATATTAGGATAACAATTAGATAATATTAAAGAATTATTTTGGTTTTTTACTAAAATTTTTTTGCTAGTTTGAGATTGAAATTGTTTTAATTTTCTGGCGTTTAAATTTTTGATTACTGTAGTAATAAATAATTGTGTTTGTCGGTCTAAATTAATTGGTTTAGTTAAAAATTGACCTGTTTGAGTAACTAAAACTCCTCCTACAATGCCAAATTTAAGAGCGATCGCATTTTGTAAAATTATTTCTAAAGGATTAATTAATGAAGGTTGCCCAGGAATTAATAAATTAAGCAGTTGATTTTGTTGTAAAAAAACTAAACTTTGTTGGCGAATGACTGAAGGAATTGTGATCCCTATTTGAGCCGATTGGTAGTCTTCAAAATCGGAAAGGTAAACTGGGTTTAAACTATGTAAGAGTAAATCGTGGCAATCAAGTTTGCTGATTGGCCCTCTTTGCAAACAGTTAAAGATAGTATTTAAATGTTGAGCATTTAAAGAGCGATCGCAATAATAGCAAAGGAAATAAGGAATATTAACCCGCTCAAAATCATCATTAACGTCATTGTATAGCCACCCAAAGACGCTATTATCTGTGTCCACTTGACGTAAAAAAGCTGCTTGATATCCTAGTGGCGGTGGTTTATAAGCATTCCAATACTGATGGACAATCATTTCT includes these proteins:
- a CDS encoding Na+/H+ antiporter — protein: MALESAVDVAITQNLERFLVVLSVSLGVVTISQISSWFRQIPYTLLLVIVGLGLAFVDIHLGSLSPELILEIFLPPLLFEAAWNIRWQELKENWIFVTFFAVFGVIISIFGVAVAVKEFTSLSLAAALLIGSSLATTDSVAVISLFREVGASKRLKVLMEGESLFNDGVAVVAFVLLTEILVGTQELSASNTLLRFCTFVGIGVATGCLIGFGISYLTQRVDLPLVEQSLTLVSAYGTYLITEELGGSGVIGVAIAGLILGNFGSRIGMSPRVRLLVTEFWEFIAFFVNSIVFLLIGDQINFFSLSDNLIPIGITVVAVLGTRIVSIYGLGALGNLIAENKVSLQEQTILWWGGLRGSFSIALALSVPAIFPGRQAIIETVFGVVLFTLLIQGLTTKWLLKKLNLIDEQSISQEYSELIARRTALKRMLDYFVQLDLARDIEAETYQYQRMVVKEQLENLEEKIVNLKTQYPQLRSLDLEQIQQNLLDIEANTYAEFIRAGRLNNNLSPFVREFLAEEHLSPIEINSDLLTIKKEEL
- a CDS encoding Mg chelatase, subunit ChlI, which translates into the protein MLARVWSAAIIGINAIKVGVEVDVAGGLPKTVVVGLPDTAVQESRERVKAALKNSGFAFPLRNIIINLTPADLRKEGPSFDLPISVGILAASEQLDPQLLGDFLFLGEVSLDGTLRSVAGVLPIAAVAKELGITGLVVPQDNTQEAAVVKDLAVYGFSNLQAVVHFLNHPEKYQPVEVDAKTQFKYSDRYYPDLKDVKGQVFARRALEIAAAGGHNLIFAGPPGSGKTMLAKRLPGILPPLNFTEALEVSQIHSVAGLLKDKGSLITERPFRSPHHSASGPSLVGGGSFPRPGEISLAHRGVLFLDELTEFKRNVLEFLRQPLEDGYVSISRTRQSVVFPAQFTLIASTNPCPCGYFGDSIQPCTCSPRQREQYWAKLSGPLMDRIDLQVVVSRLKAEEMTKPIIGEDSQSVRARVMAARDRFAPRFQAETQISCNAHMQSHHLRQFCQLDEASSNLLEGAIRKLGLSARAMDRVLKVSRTIADLAGDEQIKSHHVAEAIQYRTLDRMQ
- a CDS encoding O-methyltransferase family protein encodes the protein MANKTLGLDPQLYQYLLSISLNEPEILTQLREETAQHPMSNMQIAPEQGQLMALLVQLIGAKKTLEVGVFTGYSSLVVALALPPEGKIVACDVDPDYTAIARRYWEQAGVADKIDLRIAPALETLEQLIQQGQADTFDFAFIDADKRNYFHYYEYALQLVRPGGLIAIDNVLWSGRVADLQDTDKRTQAIRDFNQKLSQDPRVKISLLPIADGLTLAMKI
- a CDS encoding histidine triad protein → MSDTIFGKIIRREIPANIVYEDDLALAFKDVQPQAPTHILVIPKQPIPRLSDSSEADQSLLGHLLLTVKKVAKQAGLKNGYRVVINNGDDGGQSVDHLHFHILGDRQMQWPPG
- a CDS encoding Glutathione S-transferase domain protein — protein: MSKSLPAKYIVRLGKFVWTTMWQIMMSQLAPPSREGEYLRPSSQFRNFINSEENNLYPPAIGRYRLYVGMGCPWAHRTLVTRVLKGLEEVISVATVYPSSNKGIWIFDNPEEGCHTLPELYQLAQPGYRGRCTVPVLWDTQTKTIVNNESSEIIEMLNSEFNQWATHPELDLYPEASKTEIDAWNEKVYHAVNNGVYRCGFAQTQSAYNKACEELFQTLDEIDRVLADKRYLCGEQVTLADVRLFTTLFRFDVVYYGLFKCNLRRIQDYANLGRYLRDLYQLPGVATTCDLESIKRDYYGNLFPLNPGGIIPLGPDLANL
- a CDS encoding 2-isopropylmalate synthase/homocitrate synthase family protein gives rise to the protein MISDRNIWLYDTTLRDGSQREGIALSLEDKLKIARQLDEMGIPFIEGGWPGANPKDVQFFWKLKEEPLQQAEVVAFCSTRRPHQIAAEERMLQSILAAGTLWITLFGKSWDLHVTEGLKTSLSENLAMIRDTIEYFRSQGRRVIYDAEHWFDGYKNNPEYALATLQTATEAGAEWLVLCDTNGGTLPHEISQIVNEVNQVIPQIQLGIHTHNDAGTAVANAIAAVIAGATMVQGTINGYGERCGNANLCTLIPNLQLKLSYDCIEAQQLTQLTKASRLVSEIVNLAPDDHAPFVGRSAFAHKAGVHVAAVEKNPLTYEHLQPELIGNQRRIVISDQSGLSNVLHYAEKFGIELAKQDPTCRKILEKLKTLENQGYQFEAAEASFELLMRSALGQRKEMFQLKGFQVHCEIHRDRDHFDGDALATIKVEVDGKDLLEVAEGNGPVSALDQAIRKALVKFYPEIAKFHLTDYKVRILDGTAGTAAKTRVLVESSNGQERWTTVGVSANILDASYQAVVEGIEYGLLLQSSLKTKVTTI
- a CDS encoding WD repeat-containing protein; the protein is MALVVDQLVYTSFPETGFKLLTSGQISSQLQQFFLEMIVHQYWNAYKPPPLGYQAAFLRQVDTDNSVFGWLYNDVNDDFERVNIPYFLCYYCDRSLNAQHLNTIFNCLQRGPISKLDCHDLLLHSLNPVYLSDFEDYQSAQIGITIPSVIRQQSLVFLQQNQLLNLLIPGQPSLINPLEIILQNAIALKFGIVGGVLVTQTGQFLTKPINLDRQTQLFITTVIKNLNARKLKQFQSQTSKKILVKNQNNSLILSNCYPNIFLLVKTELILPSVLQGQINNLINNLQPELKKVKSAKRQPAQRRL